The following coding sequences are from one Saprospiraceae bacterium window:
- a CDS encoding citrate (Si)-synthase — protein MDKLKQLFKDKSSAAVNEIKQLVKDHGTRVIDQVQIEQVYGGMRGIKSMIWETSSLDANAGIRFRGFSITELRELLPRINGATEPLPEGLFWLMIAGEIPTEEDVRWLSQEWQRRSKLPEHVTHLLSQLDCSLHPMTQLSIGILAMQSESLFAQKYESGMKKTDYWDIMYEDVMNCISRLPLVAAYIYRKCFHNNQQIPARTDLDWSANFAHMLGIDNPEFMDLMRLYMTIHADHEGGNASAHTVHLVGSTLSDAYLSLSAGMNALAGPLHGLANQEVMDWIYDLIEDLGTRTPTKEQISDYVTKTLAQGVVVPGYGHAVLRSPDPRFLAQKEFAEKHCPDDELVQIVWKVFEVVPPILDSLGKVKNPWPNVDAHSGALLEHYGLNEHNFYTVMFGVSRAQGVLAQLCWDRSYNLPLERPKSLTSEEIENFIANSTN, from the coding sequence ATGGACAAATTGAAGCAATTATTTAAAGATAAAAGTAGCGCAGCAGTCAATGAGATCAAGCAGCTAGTCAAAGACCACGGTACAAGAGTCATCGATCAGGTTCAGATAGAACAGGTTTATGGTGGTATGCGTGGGATTAAGAGCATGATCTGGGAAACATCTTCTTTGGATGCCAATGCAGGAATCAGATTTCGGGGTTTTTCTATCACTGAGTTGAGGGAATTATTACCTAGAATTAATGGTGCTACGGAACCATTACCAGAAGGCTTATTTTGGTTGATGATTGCAGGTGAGATTCCTACTGAAGAGGATGTGAGATGGTTGAGTCAGGAATGGCAGCGCAGAAGCAAACTGCCTGAGCATGTGACTCACTTACTATCTCAGTTAGATTGCTCATTACATCCAATGACTCAGTTAAGTATTGGTATTCTTGCCATGCAATCCGAGTCGTTGTTTGCCCAAAAGTATGAGTCCGGTATGAAAAAGACGGATTATTGGGACATCATGTACGAAGATGTGATGAACTGTATATCAAGACTTCCTTTGGTAGCTGCATATATCTACAGAAAGTGTTTTCATAATAATCAGCAAATTCCGGCAAGAACAGATCTGGATTGGAGTGCAAACTTTGCACACATGCTTGGCATAGACAATCCGGAGTTTATGGATTTGATGAGACTTTATATGACTATCCACGCAGACCACGAAGGGGGAAATGCATCAGCTCACACAGTCCATCTTGTTGGGTCAACACTCAGTGATGCATACTTGTCTTTGTCAGCAGGAATGAATGCATTGGCAGGACCACTACACGGTTTAGCCAATCAGGAAGTAATGGATTGGATTTATGATCTCATAGAAGATCTAGGTACACGTACTCCTACCAAAGAACAAATCTCAGATTATGTCACCAAAACTCTTGCACAAGGAGTGGTGGTTCCCGGATATGGCCATGCGGTCTTGAGGTCACCTGATCCAAGATTTTTAGCCCAGAAGGAATTTGCAGAAAAACATTGTCCGGACGATGAACTCGTACAGATTGTGTGGAAAGTGTTTGAGGTTGTGCCGCCGATACTGGACAGCTTAGGAAAAGTAAAGAACCCTTGGCCAAATGTGGACGCCCATAGTGGTGCATTATTAGAGCATTATGGACTGAACGAACATAATTTTTATACGGTGATGTTTGGTGTGTCCAGAGCACAGGGAGTGTTAGCACAATTGTGCTGGGACAGGTCTTATAATTTACCATTGGAGCGACCAAAATCGCTTACATCCGAAGAGATCGAAAATTTTATTGCAAACTCAACGAATTAA
- the gcvH gene encoding glycine cleavage system protein GcvH — protein sequence MNFPDGLLYTKEHEWIKIDGNQALIGITDFAQSELGDLVYVEIDTIGDVIERDEVFGTVEAVKTTSDLFMPVTGKVLEFNPAINENEGNDPTLINSDPYGDGWIIKIELTDLSQLEDLLDASAYKALIGK from the coding sequence ATGAATTTCCCGGACGGATTACTATACACTAAAGAACATGAGTGGATCAAAATTGACGGAAATCAAGCTTTGATAGGAATCACTGATTTTGCTCAGTCAGAACTTGGCGATCTTGTATACGTAGAGATAGACACTATCGGCGACGTGATCGAAAGAGATGAAGTTTTCGGCACAGTAGAAGCCGTAAAAACCACATCAGATCTATTTATGCCTGTGACCGGTAAAGTACTTGAATTCAATCCTGCGATCAACGAGAATGAAGGAAACGACCCAACTTTGATCAACTCTGATCCCTACGGTGATGGTTGGATCATCAAAATAGAATTGACAGATCTGTCACAATTGGAGGATTTGCTTGATGCATCAGCTTATAAAGCGCTGATAGGCAAGTAA
- the vanZ gene encoding VanZ family protein produces the protein MKDIGIWAVVCTIWILLMITFVSLLPSRSMASMSWMALLEMDKLGHMLFYALGAWLMNLSIHVYFKKSLVSSMLWAATIMSAYGITIEYIQEGMGYGRTFDGYDVAANCIGVLVGSLVMYGFKIIFSFIKADAS, from the coding sequence ATGAAAGACATTGGAATCTGGGCGGTGGTGTGCACCATTTGGATTCTGTTGATGATTACCTTTGTATCCTTGCTTCCATCGCGGTCGATGGCAAGTATGAGCTGGATGGCTTTACTTGAAATGGATAAATTGGGGCATATGCTGTTTTATGCACTTGGAGCATGGTTGATGAATTTGAGCATACATGTGTATTTCAAAAAATCTTTAGTTTCCTCGATGCTATGGGCAGCAACAATCATGTCAGCTTATGGAATAACCATAGAGTACATTCAGGAAGGAATGGGATACGGTAGAACGTTTGATGGTTATGATGTTGCAGCAAATTGTATTGGTGTGCTTGTGGGTTCGTTAGTGATGTATGGATTTAAAATCATTTTTTCATTTATAAAAGCGGATGCATCTTAA